The segment CGGATCTTCCGCATGGCATGGGAGAGATGAGATGAACAGTTCTTCAAACACGTATGCAAACACTTATTCAAAGTCGGGCGGATTCACCTTTATTGAGCTGATGATCGGTCTGGTCCTCATCGGCGTGGTGGGGGCCGTTGCGGTGCCCAGTTATGTGAACGCCGCCCAGCAGGCCAAGGACGATTCGCTGTGGGAGCACAGTGTTAAGGCAAAAAATACCCACGATCTTCTGATGACTCACGGCGCGATGCCGACGGTGAGCGATCTGGCGGCGGGGATGCTGGGTAGTGTGGTGGCGGTGGCGGATGGTGTGCAGGTGCAGCATTCCGGTGCGACCTATGTGGTGCCGACCTATTCCAATGCCCTGTGCACGGTGCCGACCCGGAAGGTGGACGAGGCGGTGGCCTGTGTGGGGTCGATCGCCAGTTAATCGGCCAATACCCGGCGCGTAACCACGCTACGGGTAAAAACAGCAATTCAAACAGACGTCATCCCGGCGCCGGTACTCACAGGGTGTCGGTGGGGATGACGTTTTGCGTTGGGCTGAAAAACACCTTCACCACCGCCTGCGGTGCACTGCGGGCTAGGCGACGTCCGGCGTCGACTCCTCCATGCCCAGGTCCTTGATCTTGCGGGTCAGCGTGTTGCGCCCCCAGCCCAGCAATTTCGCCGCATCCTGACGACGGCCGGCGGTGTGTTTGAGGGCGGTCTCAATCATGATGCGTTCAAAGCGGGGCACGGCATCGTCCAGCAGGGATGCCTCGCCCTGACTCAGACGGGCGTCCGCCCAGCGTCGCAGGCTGTGCTCCCAGTTTTCATTGCCGTCGCGGGGCTGAGGTGTCTTTTTCAACTCGGCGGGCAGGTCGTCCATGTGGATGGTCTTGCCCGGCGACATCACGGTGAGCCAGCGACAGATGTTTTCCAGTTCACGCACGTTGCCGGGCCATTCCTGCTGGGCCAGATAGGCGCTGGTCTCGGCATCCAGCTGCTTGGCCTCCATATTGAGTTCTTTGGCTGCCTCGGCGAGAAAGTGCCGGGCCAACAGGGGGATGTCCTCCTGGCGGTCGCGCAGCGGCGGCATGTGTACCCGAATTACATTGAGGCGGTGGAACAGGTCTTCTCGGAACTGGCCGTCCTTGACGCGCTGTTCCAGATTCTGGTGGGTGGCGGCCACGATGCGCACATCGACCTTGGTGGGGGTGTGGCCACCGACGCGGTAAAACTCGCCGTCGGCCAGCACTCGCAGCAGGCGGGTCTGAAGTTCCGCAGGCATGTCGCCGATCTCGTCGAGGAACAGGGTGCCGCCATCGGCCTGTTCGAAGCGGCCGCTGCGGGCACTCTGGGCGCCGGTGAAGGCCCCCCGTTCGTGCCCGAACAACTCGGATTCCAGCAGGTCGCGGGGGATGGCCGCGGTGTTGAGCGCAATGAAGGGCTTGTCGGCGCGGGGGCTGTGGCGGTGCAGGGCGTGGGCCACCAACTCCTTACCGGTACCGGATTCGCCGGTGATGAGCACGGTGATCTTGGAGCGCGCCAGTCGGCCGATGGCCCGAAACACCTCCTGCATGGAGGCGGCCTCGCCGATGATATCCGGGGCCTTGTCCGGGCTCGCGGCGGCGTGGCTGCCGGGCTGGGCGCGACTGTGCTGAATAGCGCGGTTGACCAGCTCGATGGCCTCGTCCACGTCAAAGGGCTTGGGCAGGTACTCGAAGGCCCCCCCCTGATAGGCGGAGACGGCGCTGTCCAGGTCCGAGTGGGCGGTCATGATAATCACCGGCAGCTCGGGATAACGCTGGCCGAGCAGTTCCAGCAGTTGTAGGCCGTCGATGCCGGGCATGCGCACGTCGGAGACGATGGCGTCGGGTCGCCCCTTTTCCAGCAGCTCGAGAATGCCGTCGGCATTGTCGAAGGTCTGGACGCCCATGCCGGCCTGCTTGAGGGCGCGCTCCAGCACCCAGCGGATGGAATGGTCGTCGTCGATAACCCAGATATGGCGTGTGTCGGTCATGCATTTGGTCTCACAGAGTCGGAGGGGGTAGCGGGTAAGTCGTTATCCAGGGGTAGTAGCAGGCGGAAACGGGTGCGGCCGGGTCGGCTTTCGCACTGAATCAAGCCGCCGTGCTGGGTGATCAGCGACTGGGCGATAGAGAGCCCCAGCCCGGTGCCGTCGGCGCGGCCGGTGACCATGGGATAAAAGATGCTCTCCATCATCTCCGCCGGGATGCCTGGACCGTTGTCGATGATCTCTACCTGACAGGCCAGTTTGTGGCGGGTCTGGCCGATGGTGAACTGGCGCAGGGTGCGGGTGCGCAGGATGATCTCGCCGCGGTCGCCGATGGCCTGCACGGCGTTGCCGACGATATTCAGCACCGCCTGCACCAGCTGGTCACGATCCGCCAGGATCTCCGGGATGCTGGGGTCATAGTCGGTCACAAAACTGATGTCGCCCGGCTTTTCGATGTTGATCAGCTGCCGCACGTGTTCCAGCACCTGGTGAATATTGATCCGTTCCTTGTGGGGCAGGGTATTGGGCCCCAGTAGGCGGTTGACCAGATTGCGTAGCCGGTCGGCCTCGCCAATGATGATATTGGTGTATTCCTTCAGCTCCGGATCCGGTAGCTCGCGTTCCAGTAACTGGGCCGCACCGCGCAGGCCACCCAGTGGATTCTTGATCTCGTGCGCCAGACCGCGCACCAGTGAGCGCAGGGTCTCCTGCTGGGCCAGTTGCTGGCCCTCGCGAGAGATGCGCAGCTGTCGATCCAGCTGTTGTAGCTCCACCAGCAGGCTGGCGCCCTCATTGGCCGAGGCCAGTGGCGTGATGGTGCAATCCACCG is part of the Gammaproteobacteria bacterium genome and harbors:
- the glnL gene encoding nitrogen regulation protein NR(II), encoding MQPTRPKTKPGTPELHQRILDNLTHAVLLFDANLRLDYINPAGEMLFTVSAKRLLRQRASVLLPTNSHLLEAIERGLESGHPFTEHEVQITLPGHRELTVDCTITPLASANEGASLLVELQQLDRQLRISREGQQLAQQETLRSLVRGLAHEIKNPLGGLRGAAQLLERELPDPELKEYTNIIIGEADRLRNLVNRLLGPNTLPHKERINIHQVLEHVRQLINIEKPGDISFVTDYDPSIPEILADRDQLVQAVLNIVGNAVQAIGDRGEIILRTRTLRQFTIGQTRHKLACQVEIIDNGPGIPAEMMESIFYPMVTGRADGTGLGLSIAQSLITQHGGLIQCESRPGRTRFRLLLPLDNDLPATPSDSVRPNA
- the ntrC gene encoding nitrogen regulation protein NR(I), with product MTDTRHIWVIDDDHSIRWVLERALKQAGMGVQTFDNADGILELLEKGRPDAIVSDVRMPGIDGLQLLELLGQRYPELPVIIMTAHSDLDSAVSAYQGGAFEYLPKPFDVDEAIELVNRAIQHSRAQPGSHAAASPDKAPDIIGEAASMQEVFRAIGRLARSKITVLITGESGTGKELVAHALHRHSPRADKPFIALNTAAIPRDLLESELFGHERGAFTGAQSARSGRFEQADGGTLFLDEIGDMPAELQTRLLRVLADGEFYRVGGHTPTKVDVRIVAATHQNLEQRVKDGQFREDLFHRLNVIRVHMPPLRDRQEDIPLLARHFLAEAAKELNMEAKQLDAETSAYLAQQEWPGNVRELENICRWLTVMSPGKTIHMDDLPAELKKTPQPRDGNENWEHSLRRWADARLSQGEASLLDDAVPRFERIMIETALKHTAGRRQDAAKLLGWGRNTLTRKIKDLGMEESTPDVA
- a CDS encoding type II secretion system protein, with the protein product MNSSSNTYANTYSKSGGFTFIELMIGLVLIGVVGAVAVPSYVNAAQQAKDDSLWEHSVKAKNTHDLLMTHGAMPTVSDLAAGMLGSVVAVADGVQVQHSGATYVVPTYSNALCTVPTRKVDEAVACVGSIAS